The region CGTAACGGCGTCTTGCCCGCACCTCCGCCGTCGCCGTCACATAGAGCTTCACCGGTGCATCAGGGCAGACGACCGTGCCGATATCGCGCCCGTCGAGCACCGTTCCCGGTGCTTTCGTCGCAAACCGGCGCTGCGCCTCGACCAGCGCCCGTCGCACCGCCGGCATGACGGCGATTGTCGAAGCGGCTTCGCCGATCTCATGTTCGGAAAGTATATCGCGATCCAGCCCGGCGAGTTCAACCTCCCGTGCGATCTTTTCCGCCACCGCCTCGTCGTTAAGGGGCAGGCCGGCGTCGAGCAGCGCCTTGGCCGTGGCGCGATAGGTCAGGCCGGTGTCGAGATGGTGGAAGCCGTATTGCTCGGCGATGCGGCGCGAAAGCGTGCCCTTGCCGGCCGCTGCCGGGCCATCGACGGCGATGGTGAAAGTCTTGCTGTTCATGTGTCGATCCTGGGGCACCTGGCTGAAAGGCGGCGGCGCAACGCCTTCAACACGTAATGCTTTGTAAAGTCGCAGCATTTTCTGCGCAAGCCCGATCCTTCCGGCGACGATCTTCGCCCGCCTCTGCTGCTGCGGCGGCTCGTTACCATAAACCCACCGGCCGGTCATCCGCCGGCGCCGGAAATAGCTTGCGCTCCGAACATAAAGTTTGGCTTTGACATGGGAAGCCACAGCGATTAAGGGGACCGGCTTATAAATTCCGATGGAACGCCGGCTTGAACGGCATTTGCCGAATCTCGGATTCGGCCATTCTCACGAGGCTTATAGTGGCGAAAGCGGAACTTGGAACCAAGCGTACCGATCCGGAAACCGGCAAGAAGTTTTATGATCTGAACCGGGATCCGATCGTTTCTCCTTATACCGGCAAGTCCTACCCCCTGTCCTTCTTCGAGGAAACGTCGGCGATATCAGATGTTGCCGAAGAAGACGAGGTTGCGGAAGTCGATACCGAAAACACCGAAGTCGAACTGGTTTCGCTTGAGGATGCCGATGACGCCGCCTCCGGCGACGACATCCCGGATATGGGCGACGACGATGTCGAAATCGAAGGCGATGACGACGACGACACCTTCCTCACACCCGACGAAGACGATGACGACGACGACATGAGCGACATCATCGGCGTGACCGGCGACGAAGACGAAGTCTGACGGCTGCATTTCGGCCCGGCGAGGAAAAAATTCTCCGGGCCGGATTTTTTAGGCTTGCTATC is a window of Rhizobium sp. N324 DNA encoding:
- the cmk gene encoding (d)CMP kinase, giving the protein MNSKTFTIAVDGPAAAGKGTLSRRIAEQYGFHHLDTGLTYRATAKALLDAGLPLNDEAVAEKIAREVELAGLDRDILSEHEIGEAASTIAVMPAVRRALVEAQRRFATKAPGTVLDGRDIGTVVCPDAPVKLYVTATAEVRARRRYDEIIGRGATADFDAIFEDVKRRDERDMGRADSPLKPAVDAHLLDTSEMSIEAAFQAAQSIIDAVLSRNA
- a CDS encoding TIGR02300 family protein, coding for MAKAELGTKRTDPETGKKFYDLNRDPIVSPYTGKSYPLSFFEETSAISDVAEEDEVAEVDTENTEVELVSLEDADDAASGDDIPDMGDDDVEIEGDDDDDTFLTPDEDDDDDDMSDIIGVTGDEDEV